CATGATCGTGATGGTGGTGACGTGGGCTTCGCCGGTCCTCTACGTCTGGTCGATGGTTAAAAGCGTGATGGGACCGTGGTTCTGGCTGTATCAGCTGAACCCGATGACAGTCGCCGTCGAAGTCTTCCACTGGGCGTTTTGGGAACCCACGCTCAGAGCGGACCAACTTTCGATCGGACCCATTCCCCCTGACCTTCTGACGATCTGGCTTCCGGTCGCCATTCTCATCTCGCTGGTTGTGCTTTTCCTCGGACAGCTGACTTTCCGCCGCCTCGCCATCCATTTCGCACAGGAGCTCTGACATGACGCCGCATGGCCATGTAGCCATCAGTTGCATTGACCTCCGGAAGCAGTTCGTCCTGCGCCATACCAGATCCCTGAAGGAAGCCCTCGTATGGCTGGTGAAGGGACGTAAAGGGGACCTGTCCAAGAAGTTCCTGGCACTCAAGGATGTCTCCCTTGAAGTAAAACAGGGGGAAACGGTTGCCCTCCTCGGGCTGAACGGCTCGGGCAAGTCAACGCTCCTGAAACTCATTTCGGGCGTTCTGCAGCCTGACGGCGGGACGGTCCGCACCCGGGGACGAGTCGCGGGGCTGATTGAGGTGGGTGCCGGATTCCATCACGACCTCAGCGGCCGGGACAACGTGTACCTCAACGGCGCCATTCTCGGAATGACGGAAAAGCAAATCGACGAAATGTTCGACTCCATCGTTGAGTTTTCCGAGATCGGGGAATTCATTGACACGGAGGTGAAATTCTATTCGTCGGGCATGTACCTCCGGCTCGCATTCTCGATTGCCGTGCACACGGACCCGGAAGTGTTCCTGATCGATGAAATCCTTGCCGTCGGTGACGAACCGTTCCAGCGGAAATGCATCGCAAAGATCAAGGAGCTTTCCGCAAAAGGGAAGACGTTGTTCGTCGTCAGTCATGACCTGGATCTTGTTGCGACGGTGTGCGAGCGTGGCGTGCTCCTGGAACACGGCAACATCATCATGGACGGCGAAGTTCACGAGGTCGTCAGGGAACTGAGGCGGCGTTCCGAACACGCCGAATCCGAGGGCAGTTTGTGAGCCGTTTGAACAGAAGCCGCAGCTTCCTGTGGCTTGCAGGGACCGTAGGCGTCACGTTGCTGGGATCATTGATCCCGCTAACCACTAACAACAGGTTCTATTACTACGACGACACCCAGGCCGGGGCTTTCGGAATCTGGTTCGAAATTGGAACCAAGCTCAGTGCCGGCGAGTGGCCGCTCTTCAGCGACACTGCCTGGGGCGCAGGCAATTACGCTGCAGAGGGCCAATGGGGAATCTGGAATCCTCTCGTCCTCCTGATTGGATGGCTGGCAAGTACGTCCCCCAACATTGTGGTCTTTTCGACGGTTCTGAAGATCACCTGCCTTTGCGTCCTGGCGGCTGGCACTTTCCTGCTTGCCGGAAGCTACAAAGCAAGGCCGGAATGGGCCGCCATTGCAGGTGTGGCAGTCACTTTGACCGGCTTCACGGTGTATATCGACGCCGCCTCCTGGGTTACCGGGCTGATGGTGTTCAGCCTGCTTCCCCTTGCCTGGTTCGGTCTGCGCCGCATGGCGTTCGCTGGCGGTAACCCGATCCTGGCCCTGGTTGCGGCGTACGTGCTGATAACCATCGGCTATGTGCACGGAACGCTCATGCTGGCTGTCCTTTTCCTCGGCCTCTTCGCAGAGGCATGGCTGACGGCCAGGTCCCGGAACGTGATGTTCCGGCTCCTGCTTGCGGGCATGGTTTGCGGGTTTATTGCCCTGGCCGTCTATCTGCCGGGTGTCCTTACCGCTCCTGTAACGGCGCGGACCGGTGGAATCGCGAACAGCGGCTTCCTGACCCCTGACCTCACTGGACTCGCTACAGTCTGGGTTCCGGGAAGCCTGCCACAGATCACGGGCTGGTGGGGCGGTTTCGCGCCTGTTCCCCTTCTGTATGTGGCATGGTTCCTGCCAGTACTCGCAATCGTGGACTACGGGCGGATGTGGGCCGGCGGCAAGGAGCTCGCGGCAATCGGCGTTTTCGGGCTGCTGTCGTTAGGCCTGACACTTGCCCCGAGCGACCTTGGGCCGCTCCGTTTCCCCATCCGGCTCATGCCCTACGTCTCGCTGGCATTGCTGCTGGGGGCGGCTGTACTCCTTTCACGGTACAGAGTTGCCGTCCTGAGCCGGGGACGGCTGGCCGTTACCGCGGCCATCGTCATTTCCGGCCTGTACCTCGCCTGGAGCCAATACCCGTCAATCCGTATGGCTGCTGCTTTCGGACTGCTGTCTGTGGCGGGAATTGGCGGGCTGTACTTCCTGCTTTTCTCTCCCCGGGCCGCGCCGCGTCTTAAATCACCCGCGGCAACGGCCGCCGGCGTCATTCTTGTCAGTCTCGTAGTTGCTGCAGGACAGCACGCTGCATTCAAGGCCTCGCCGCTTCCGGATTACAGGATGCCGGACACCCCGCAAGCGTATTCCCGTCAACTTCCGGGTGCCGAGGGAGGAACTTTCGTGGTGGGGGATCCGACCAAGCTCGGCTCGCAGATATGGAACGAAACCCTGGCATCAAATGCCTGGTATCTGAATTCGGCCCAGGTGCAGAACCTGTATTCACCGATCATGTTCGCTAAATATGCTGAAGACCTCTGCATTACGAGCCACGGATGGACATGCTCCTCTGCAGGGAGAAAGCTTTTCGAGACGGATCCAGCCACCGGCAAAGTTCTGGCGGATCTCCTATCCCTGGATACGGTCCAGATACTGCGGGATCCAGCGGCCACGTCGGACGACATCTTTCGCGATGGCCCTCCGGCGGGATGGCACGAAAGCAGCAGGTCAGCTGATGCTGTCGTATGGATGCGTGACAGGCCGCTCTTAAATACGGGTCAGGTCGTCTGGGCTTCCGACGGCACCCGCCTCTCGCTGGTCTCCGAGAACAGCCAGGAAGTCGTTCTCCGGGTGGACGGACTGGACGGCGGTTCCGGGAAAGCAGTCCTCAGCAGGTTGGCATGGCCGGGGTACAGCGCCCAAGGGGCAAGCCTCGCGGCTCCCCTTCGCGGCTATCTTGTTGAACTGGACATACCCGCGAACTCAGTGGGCAAAAGCATCACCCTGCGTTTTGAACCGCCCGCCTGGCCGGCCGTCGTCGGAAGCATCATCATCGCTATTGTGGTCTCACTGGGCTGGAGCCTTGGCGAACTGGTCCTGTTACGACGCCGTCGTCCAGACAAGGCCTGGGCCGACAGGGCAATGGCAGAGCCAGTGAAAGCAGTGAGTCCCCAATAAAAAACGTTCGGAGGGGTACTGTACCCCTCCGAACGTTTAGCCCTCACTCTTTTCTGAGGGGTTCGAGCTTTCCGGTCAGACGGTGCTCTCTACCGCGTGCTGGTGGCCCATCCGATGATTCAGCCGAATATAGGCCAGACGCCGGGCATACGCGACCGCAATGGCTCGTGCGTTGCCGAGAATCACATCGAAACGGCTCAGCAGGGTGGGGTCGTCTTCCCTCAGCCTGTGGTGGAACGAGATCGCCTGGTCTGACTGCTGCCGGGCGAGACGGACGCTCCACTGGCTTGCGCTGATCCTGAAGGACGCCAGTGATTCCCGAAGTGCCACGAAGTCGCCATGACGGCAGATCCGCGCGAGGGTTGCTTCGTCAATGAGGTAGGGATGCGTGTTATCCCACCACCCCTCCTTGGCGAGGATGTCCCGCCTGAACAGCGAGCATGCGGGTTCGCCGAAAATGTTTGATCCCGCCCGCACTGTTGCCCGGATGGCCTGGCGACCGGACACCCTGCCGCTAACGCCTTGCAGCCCGCGTCCCTTGAGGAACAGCCTCCCGTCAGCATCAACCAGGTCACGAAGTGAAGAGACAATCACTGCGCCGGGATTCGATTCGAGGGCCTCCACCTGGTGGGCGAGTGCATCGCGGGCAATCAGGTCGTCACCGCAAACAAGCTTGAGGTACTCACCGGTTGCCGCCTGGCTGACGCGATTCCAGTTCGCCTGCGCTCCGCCACCAGTCGGAGTGGGGGACAAGACCCGAACTTTGGGATGATCCGCGAACCGGGCGATTACCTCCGCCGTTCCGTCGATCGAAGAGTGGTCAGCAATGACCACTTCATAGTCGTCGAAGGACTGGTTCAGGACAGACTCAAGGGTCTCTTCTATGTACTGGACGTTGTTATACGCCGGAATGACGATTGAGACTTTCGGGCTCATGTTGTACTTTCCTCGGTAGCTTTCGTGGGGGAAGCGGCATCAGGCCGCCTGCGGAAAGAGAAATACTTGTGACCGAAATAATTGATGACAACGGTCACGCAGGTGATGGCGATCTGCGCCGGAATTTTCGGATATCCAAGGATTTCGTGTGCCAGCAGGAGTAGCGCCATGTTCGTGAAGAACATTGTGAGATTGACCAGGGTGAAGCGACCCAGGTCGAGCCAGAAGTGGCCCTTGACCCTGAAGACAAGCTTCCGGTAGATGAAAAACACCGCGATGAGGGAGACGACGAACGCGATACTCAAAACCACTGGCGAGGGAAGGTCCGGGTACAGCCAGGCAATGGCGATAAATAAGCCTGTACTGAAGGCAGTGTTGATTCCGCCCACCAGCAGGAACGCCACTCGCTGGTCCTTGATGATTCTCAGCAGCGGTCCGGGGGGACCGTTGTGGATGCCCTTGACAGCATCCGCTGGGGAATCAGGGTGCTTCGTGGAAGCCACATATTCTCCGAACTTTAAGGCCGATAACCGGCGAACCCCACCCTCTAGACTACCGAAGCGGGGCAGGCGCGTCACAACGGGAGGGACGGTACCAGGACGGGACGCCGTTCCGGAGTAATTCAGAGCCGGCCCGAAAGAGCCAGCCGCTGCACTTCCTGGACCGTGTTGTTAATGCCGACGGCGAGCGGCGTCACAGGGTGTTCGTCCAGTTCAGGCCAAACGACAGAGCGCAACCGGAGGTCAGGCGCCTGGGCTTTGGCGAACGGCGAGGCGCCAAGGATAATCAGCGGACGGCGCTTGAAGATGGCCCGGCAGGCACCGATAAGATTACCGATCGTATCGGCCCGTTGGGAGGCGAGGATCTTCACCACCGTCTCGCCGGGAAGGACATCATCCAGGACGAGGCGGTTGAGTGCGTCCGTTACCAGCCGGCTCGCATCGTCCACGAACAGATAATCGCGCAGCGTGTCCAGGGACACATAGACCGAAACGGGCGCACCTGTCAGGTGTGCTTTTGCGAACACCGAGATGAGGCCTTGGGGCTTCTGGAGATTCTGGCCCGGGCCATAAAGGTTGCTGACCCGGCCGATCAGCGTGCGGACGCCTGTCCTCTTGGCGAACTCCGTGACGGCCGCCTCAGCACGCAGCTTGGCGAAACCGTAGGGTGCCAGAGGCTGGACGGGGCTGGCTTCAGTGAATGGAGGCGTGCTTGATCCGGCGTACACCCCGCCGGCGGAAGACGCGAGGAACATCGAGCCCCTTTGCCCGCCGTCACTGCACAGGACTTCTTCGAATGCCACCAGGGCCTCAGAGAACAACAGGAGTTCGGCTTCCAAATCGGCCTGCGATGTTCCGGTGACGCCGGCACCAGCGCACCAGGCAATGGTCCACAGACCTGAAGCGGCCGCATCACGCAACCGCTCAGCGCTCCTTCTGAATTCCTTGAGGGCAGCTTCGGGGTCGCTCCAGGGGATTTTGCTCGTCAGAACGGGGACATGGCGGGACTGAAGTTCCCTCACGACGGCTCGTCCGAGGAGACCGCCGGCACCGATGACCCAAGTGGGTCTAGCCTGCATCAGCCACCGGGCCGGAGGGCGACTGGACAGGCGCCTTCGGGCGGGTCTTACCCAGAGGACCCAGGGCAGGATCGCTCACAATCAGGTAGGCGGGTTTCCCCATAGCCATGTTCACATTGACGCCCACGTATTCGGCTATTACCCCGAGGGCGAAAAGAATCGCGCCGGTACTCACCAGGAGGACAACCATCGTCGACGTCCAGCCCTGCTGACCCGCCCCGTGGCCCGTCAGGTATGCAATGACGAAGTAAATGGCCAGTCCGATCCCGGCCAACGCGAATATCGCTCCTACGAGACTGACCATCCGAAGACCACGCGTCCCGCTTGAGATCACCATCCGCCAGAAATGCGAGAGCAGCGAGCGCAGGCGGTAACCGGAGCGGCGGTCCCCTTCTTCGCGAAGCACTACCGGACAGGTCGCCGTCTTATCCGCGATCCAGCCCATTGCAACATCAAGGTAGACGCCGTGCCCGGCGTAAGCGGCGACTGAACGGGCTACTTCGCCTGTGACCAGCCGGAAGCTCTGATAGCTCGTTGCGTCGTCGCTGGAGAGCAGGAACCGCACGGCACGTTTCGCGCCTCTTGAAGCTACGTTCCGCAGGAAGCCATGGGGTGCCGGGTTGCTGGGCATGGCATAGGTAACGGAAGCGTTCTGCTCCATCGCG
Above is a window of Arthrobacter pascens DNA encoding:
- a CDS encoding ABC transporter ATP-binding protein; the protein is MTPHGHVAISCIDLRKQFVLRHTRSLKEALVWLVKGRKGDLSKKFLALKDVSLEVKQGETVALLGLNGSGKSTLLKLISGVLQPDGGTVRTRGRVAGLIEVGAGFHHDLSGRDNVYLNGAILGMTEKQIDEMFDSIVEFSEIGEFIDTEVKFYSSGMYLRLAFSIAVHTDPEVFLIDEILAVGDEPFQRKCIAKIKELSAKGKTLFVVSHDLDLVATVCERGVLLEHGNIIMDGEVHEVVRELRRRSEHAESEGSL
- a CDS encoding glycosyltransferase family 2 protein; protein product: MSPKVSIVIPAYNNVQYIEETLESVLNQSFDDYEVVIADHSSIDGTAEVIARFADHPKVRVLSPTPTGGGAQANWNRVSQAATGEYLKLVCGDDLIARDALAHQVEALESNPGAVIVSSLRDLVDADGRLFLKGRGLQGVSGRVSGRQAIRATVRAGSNIFGEPACSLFRRDILAKEGWWDNTHPYLIDEATLARICRHGDFVALRESLASFRISASQWSVRLARQQSDQAISFHHRLREDDPTLLSRFDVILGNARAIAVAYARRLAYIRLNHRMGHQHAVESTV
- a CDS encoding GtrA family protein → MASTKHPDSPADAVKGIHNGPPGPLLRIIKDQRVAFLLVGGINTAFSTGLFIAIAWLYPDLPSPVVLSIAFVVSLIAVFFIYRKLVFRVKGHFWLDLGRFTLVNLTMFFTNMALLLLAHEILGYPKIPAQIAITCVTVVINYFGHKYFSFRRRPDAASPTKATEESTT
- a CDS encoding NAD-dependent epimerase/dehydratase family protein — translated: MQARPTWVIGAGGLLGRAVVRELQSRHVPVLTSKIPWSDPEAALKEFRRSAERLRDAAASGLWTIAWCAGAGVTGTSQADLEAELLLFSEALVAFEEVLCSDGGQRGSMFLASSAGGVYAGSSTPPFTEASPVQPLAPYGFAKLRAEAAVTEFAKRTGVRTLIGRVSNLYGPGQNLQKPQGLISVFAKAHLTGAPVSVYVSLDTLRDYLFVDDASRLVTDALNRLVLDDVLPGETVVKILASQRADTIGNLIGACRAIFKRRPLIILGASPFAKAQAPDLRLRSVVWPELDEHPVTPLAVGINNTVQEVQRLALSGRL
- a CDS encoding glycosyltransferase; the encoded protein is MTLAQPETDSTPHRISVVIPVYQGEKTLVGVVNELLPYRQMSTSKGGHDYVISEVLLVFDHGPDDSASVIRSLTHSIDIVRGVWLSRNFGQHAATLAGMASAGGDWIVTMDEDGQHDPAAIGDLLDTAMEQNASVTYAMPSNPAPHGFLRNVASRGAKRAVRFLLSSDDATSYQSFRLVTGEVARSVAAYAGHGVYLDVAMGWIADKTATCPVVLREEGDRRSGYRLRSLLSHFWRMVISSGTRGLRMVSLVGAIFALAGIGLAIYFVIAYLTGHGAGQQGWTSTMVVLLVSTGAILFALGVIAEYVGVNVNMAMGKPAYLIVSDPALGPLGKTRPKAPVQSPSGPVADAG